Proteins found in one Salvelinus alpinus chromosome 11, SLU_Salpinus.1, whole genome shotgun sequence genomic segment:
- the LOC139534164 gene encoding apoptosis facilitator Bcl-2-like protein 14, with amino-acid sequence MANSNANGSTNSNVNGSAKAGLPEDIDGMEDSVEFRLMMVYAQRRRPREVLCPLPQGTDTQPGGTQTLEVHADTFKKKKKGMRIRLQSLLSCIRPHRDSTAVASGPPRTPSPPPTGTQRSSFRSFGNVSDELEEVADRLTQIADGVSFGSGDLETDGEEDAIERLVGLLLRGAGDKLNEEVLKDASLSSEFFGYSLYEKTISTFLSRLGLTSDPSTPGSPRAQIALTCEVTSRLSVVDSLPMSRVLGFGAKYLQDHFSSWAIQQGGYGEAFVNDDDEEVN; translated from the exons ATGGCAAACAGCAATGCCAATGGGAGTACCAACAGTAATGTGAATGGGAGTGCCAAAGCTGGGCTGCCAGAGGATATAGATGGcatggaggacagtgtggagttCAGGTTGATGATGGTGTACGCCCAGAGGAGGAGACCTAGGGAGGTGTTGTGCCCGCTACCTCAAGGCACAGACACCCAGCCGGGTGGCACACAGACACTAGAGGTCCATGCAGACACatttaagaagaagaagaaggggatGAGAATAAGGCTGCAGAGCTTGTTGAGCTGTATCCGACCCCACAGAGACAGTACAGCTGTAGCATCAGGACCACCAagaacaccatcaccaccaccaacgGGCACCCAGAGATCCTCCTTCAGATCCTTTGGCAACG TGAGCGATGAGCTGGAGGAGGTAGCTGACCGGTTGACTCAGATTGCTGACGGAGTGAGCTTCGGTTCTGGGGACCTGGAGACTGACGGAGAGGAAG ATGCTATAGAGAGGCTGGTGGGGCTTCTGCTGAGAGGAGCGGGAGACAAACTTAATGAGGAG GTACTGAAGGACGCCTCTCTGTCCTCAGAGTTCTTTGGCTACAGCTTGTATGAGAAGACCATCTCCACCTTCCTCAGCAGACTTGGCCTGACCTCGGACCCCAGCACTCCGGGGTCACCCAGGGCCCAAATCGCCCTGACTTGTGAG GTGACCAGTCGCCTGTCAGTGGTGGACAGCCTCCCTATGAGCCGGGTGCTGGGATTTGGAGCCAAATACCTGCAGGATCACTTCTCTTCCTGGGCCATACAGCAGGGTGGATAT GGGGAAGCGTttgtgaatgatgatgatgaggaagtCAACTGA